In the genome of Thunnus maccoyii chromosome 15, fThuMac1.1, whole genome shotgun sequence, one region contains:
- the LOC121913624 gene encoding class I histocompatibility antigen, F10 alpha chain-like encodes MKMLVFVALLGLHSAAAVIHSLKYFNTASSQVPNFPEFVVVGMVDEVQISYCDSITKRVEPKQDWMSRVTADDPQYLERNTQICVRKQPIYKADTEIVKQRLNQTGGIHLSQYMYGCEWDDETDKINGFYQDGYDGEDFIVLDLATETWIAPKPQAVITKHKWDNDKALIAQWKNYLTQICVDWLKKYVNYGKSSLMRTDLPSVFLLQKTPSSPVSCHASGFYPQRAMMFWRKDGEELHENVDNGEILPNNDGSFQMSADLDLSSVKPEDWRKYECVFQLSGVKDNIVTKLDKAVIRSNEKTDMTIIIAVAVVVVVALIVIIAVVGFKAYKKKNENKGERPKQKDFLICLFRFFDFRL; translated from the exons ATGAAGATGTTGGTTTTTGTGGCCCTTCTGGGTCTACACAGCGCGGCGGCAG TGATTCACTCTCTGAAGTATTTCAACACTGCGTCCTCTCAAGTCCCAAACTTCCCAGAGTTTGTGGTTGTTGGGATGGTTGATGAAGTTCAGATAAGTTACTGTGACAGCATCACCAAGAGAGTAGAACCCAAACAGGACTGGATGAGCAGAGTCACAGCAGATGATCCACAGTACTTGGAGAGGAACACTCAGATCTGTGTGAGGAAACAGCCGATTTACAAAGCTGACACTGAAATTGTAAAGCAGCGCTTAAACCAaactggag gtATCCACCTTTCCCAGTACATGTACGGCTGTGAATGGGACGATGAGACTGATAAGATCAATGGTTTTTATCAAGACGGTTATGATGGAGAAGACTTCATAGTATTAGACCTGGCAACAGAGACATGGATCGCTCCAAAACCACAGGCTGTCATCACCAAACACAAGTGGGATAATGACAAAGCTTTGATTGCACAGTGGAAGAATTACCTCACCCAGATTTGCGTTGACTGGCTGAAGAAGTATGTAAACTACGGGAAGAGCTCTCTGATGAGAACAG ACCTTccatcagtgtttctcctccagaagactccctcttctccagtcagctgccacgCTTCAGGTTTCTACCCTCAAAGAGCCATgatgttctggaggaaagatggagaggagcttcaTGAGAACGTGGACAATGGAGAGATTCTCCCCAACAACGATGGATCCTTCCAGATGAGTGCTGATCTGGACCTTTCATCAGTCAAACCTGAAGATTGGAGGAAGTAcgaatgtgtgtttcagctctctGGTGTGAAGGACAACATCGTCACCAAACTGGACAAAGCTGTGATCAGAAGCAATGAAA AGACTGACATGACCATCATCATCGCTGTTGCcgtggttgttgttgttgctctcATCGTCATCATCGCTGTTGTTGGATTCAAGGCttacaagaagaaaaacgaGAACAAAGGTGAGAGACCCAAACAGAAAGATTTTCTCATTTGTCTGTTTCGTTTCTTTGATTTTAGACTTTGA